In Yoonia sp. R2331, the following proteins share a genomic window:
- a CDS encoding putative bifunctional diguanylate cyclase/phosphodiesterase has product MSRAWLLRWRNPTLSQSKAELVYSRIKTSSDTANSVTLGHAARVLGWHDRWTGNFARANTYFLEAERLLISDDVRLQRIEAMAGRAVLLYSQGRQDSASDLIRQALEMLGFDGSISTRVDLFLVQATILSYSGAFDDALALVDDAITLASGGNHLSELAHAYHIHARILLRKGDVNPAWAPARKAVRLARRSRNAVVLPYTLEVMAAVKLEMGRFGRSHWLASQAADLGQSLNDRRVTCQALVIIGKALLSQGDQDGALEVQRRGLRIAKEIAYPLWQRWFQLEIASIMEARGDYRAALPAYKAYAELDQSLFRMETEARMAEMRVKFDVQRAQELAEVERARGEELEKAQQIAEIAARSDQLTGIANRTGLEEYKKRLAQADAGVHYAYVAIDLNRFKPINDTFGHAAGDCVLAFVAKQLREVVRKGDIVARTGGDEFALIVQGIATREQAKNLGQRILTVFEHPARFDGRAIDISGSIGIATTQALGMDMDKLMMAADQAMFTAKDARKSAYRIHDTLKADAATDLNRMKEIRLAIAHGEIQPWYQPQVDLRSGDFVGFEALARWRKPTGEVIMPGAFLPQLQSHRLGSEFTYAMLRQTLQQMARWKAAGHQVPKVSVNIVEEVLASRDARAIIEAILDDFAEFRSMLTFEITEDVLFDRGATEIRESIQRLSLRGTRFAMDDFGTGFGSFTRLHQLHMDELKIDTTFVHGIGHDRAAETIIEGFIFIAKGLRLEVIAEGIETPEQEAFLRARGCDFGQGFLFGKAIPPTEAVGYLVSERPTRTGAV; this is encoded by the coding sequence GTGTCGCGTGCATGGTTGTTGAGGTGGCGAAACCCGACGCTGAGCCAATCCAAAGCCGAACTTGTTTATTCCCGTATCAAGACCTCGTCCGACACAGCAAATTCAGTGACGCTTGGGCATGCTGCGCGTGTGCTTGGATGGCACGATCGCTGGACTGGTAATTTTGCCAGGGCAAACACCTATTTTCTGGAAGCGGAACGTTTGCTCATCAGCGATGATGTCAGACTACAACGCATTGAGGCGATGGCCGGGCGGGCGGTGCTGCTTTATAGTCAGGGGCGCCAGGACAGTGCGTCGGACTTGATCCGGCAGGCTTTGGAAATGCTTGGATTTGATGGGTCTATCTCGACCCGGGTTGATCTGTTTCTCGTTCAGGCGACAATTCTGTCCTACTCGGGCGCGTTTGACGATGCTTTGGCACTTGTTGACGACGCGATCACTTTGGCCAGTGGCGGCAACCATTTGTCCGAACTGGCCCACGCATACCATATCCACGCGCGCATTCTGTTACGCAAGGGGGATGTCAATCCGGCTTGGGCCCCGGCCAGAAAGGCCGTGCGACTTGCCAGGAGGTCGCGCAACGCTGTGGTGTTGCCCTATACGCTGGAAGTCATGGCAGCCGTTAAATTGGAGATGGGCCGATTTGGCCGCTCTCACTGGTTGGCCAGTCAGGCGGCTGATCTGGGGCAATCGCTGAACGATCGGCGTGTGACTTGTCAGGCGTTGGTGATCATCGGAAAAGCGCTGCTATCTCAGGGTGACCAAGACGGCGCTTTGGAGGTTCAGCGGCGAGGACTGCGGATCGCAAAGGAAATCGCCTACCCGCTGTGGCAGCGTTGGTTTCAGCTTGAAATCGCGAGCATCATGGAGGCCCGCGGGGATTATCGCGCCGCCCTTCCTGCCTACAAGGCCTATGCCGAGCTTGATCAATCGCTGTTCCGCATGGAGACCGAAGCGCGCATGGCGGAGATGCGCGTGAAATTTGACGTGCAACGTGCTCAGGAATTGGCAGAGGTGGAACGCGCCCGCGGCGAAGAGCTTGAAAAAGCCCAACAGATTGCTGAAATCGCCGCGCGGTCCGATCAATTGACGGGGATCGCGAACCGCACCGGGTTGGAGGAGTACAAGAAACGTCTTGCCCAAGCGGATGCGGGTGTTCACTACGCCTATGTCGCGATTGACCTCAACAGATTTAAGCCAATCAACGACACGTTTGGCCATGCGGCCGGAGACTGCGTTTTGGCATTTGTCGCCAAACAGCTGCGTGAAGTGGTGCGCAAAGGGGATATCGTCGCCCGGACCGGGGGCGATGAATTTGCGCTTATTGTTCAAGGGATTGCGACACGGGAGCAGGCGAAGAACCTTGGGCAGCGGATTTTGACTGTCTTTGAACACCCCGCACGATTTGATGGACGCGCAATTGATATCTCAGGCAGCATCGGCATCGCGACCACGCAGGCCTTGGGCATGGATATGGACAAGCTGATGATGGCGGCTGATCAGGCGATGTTCACCGCAAAAGACGCGCGAAAATCTGCGTACCGGATTCATGACACGCTCAAGGCAGACGCGGCAACCGACCTGAACCGCATGAAAGAGATCCGTTTGGCGATCGCACATGGCGAAATTCAGCCCTGGTATCAGCCGCAGGTGGATCTGCGGTCTGGCGACTTCGTAGGCTTCGAGGCCCTCGCCCGATGGAGAAAACCAACCGGCGAGGTCATTATGCCCGGGGCGTTTCTTCCGCAACTTCAAAGCCACAGGCTGGGAAGTGAGTTTACCTATGCGATGCTGCGCCAGACCCTGCAGCAGATGGCGAGGTGGAAGGCGGCGGGGCATCAGGTGCCAAAGGTATCGGTCAATATTGTTGAAGAGGTATTGGCCTCTCGGGACGCGCGCGCAATCATTGAAGCGATCCTGGATGACTTCGCTGAATTTCGATCCATGCTGACGTTTGAGATCACCGAAGATGTTCTGTTCGACCGCGGTGCGACAGAAATCCGCGAGTCGATCCAGCGGCTGAGCCTTAGGGGCACGCGGTTCGCGATGGATGATTTCGGGACGGGCTTTGGGTCGTTCACGCGTCTGCATCAACTTCATATGGACGAGCTAAAGATTGATACGACGTTTGTCCACGGTATCGGCCACGACCGCGCCGCCGAGACCATTATCGAAGGCTTCATTTTCATCGCAAAAGGCCTGCGGCTGGAGGTGATTGCAGAAGGCATTGAGACGCCAGAGCAAGAGGCCTTCCTTCGGGCACGTGGATGCGATTTTGGACAAGGTTTCCTGTTTGGCAAAGCGATCCCACCGACAGAGGCGGTGGGATATCTGGTTTCAGAGCGCCCGACCCGAACTGGCGCGGTGTGA